One Thiocapsa bogorovii DNA segment encodes these proteins:
- a CDS encoding DUF1016 N-terminal domain-containing protein, translated as MPDEVATSPDYIAWLGEVKSRIRSARLSASRSVNREMILLYWDIGQGIVEKQRELGWGKSVVESLSRDLKLEFPATTGFSADNLWRMRHLYSEYSSSTFLTQAREFLSRLTVSEFLEQAVPELGDPAEIDVRVKGGTKRD; from the coding sequence ATGCCTGATGAAGTAGCAACATCCCCTGACTACATCGCTTGGCTGGGCGAAGTTAAATCGAGGATTCGTTCGGCACGGCTGTCGGCGAGCCGGTCGGTGAATCGTGAGATGATTCTTCTGTACTGGGATATCGGACAGGGAATCGTCGAGAAACAACGGGAACTGGGCTGGGGGAAATCGGTGGTTGAGTCCCTGTCGCGGGATTTGAAACTCGAGTTCCCGGCGACCACTGGTTTCTCGGCGGACAATCTCTGGCGAATGCGTCATCTCTACAGCGAATATTCAAGTAGCACGTTCTTGACCCAGGCGCGGGAGTTTCTCAGCCGGTTGACGGTTTCTGAGTTTCTGGAACAGGCTGTTCCAGAACTTGGGGATCCCGCCGAGATTGATGTTCGGGTAAAGGGCGGAACGAAGCGAGACTAG
- a CDS encoding CopG family transcriptional regulator has protein sequence MNNTLIEAELPAELAAQARAFVADGWATDFNDLLAEALRRFLESHEASLTESFIREDVAWGLRGRD, from the coding sequence ATGAACAACACCCTGATCGAGGCTGAACTTCCTGCGGAGCTTGCGGCTCAGGCCCGAGCATTCGTCGCGGACGGCTGGGCGACGGACTTCAACGACCTGCTGGCGGAGGCGCTACGGCGATTTCTGGAGTCCCACGAAGCGTCGCTGACCGAATCCTTTATCAGAGAAGACGTCGCGTGGGGTCTGCGTGGACGAGATTGA